In Streptomyces nojiriensis, one genomic interval encodes:
- a CDS encoding DUF3618 domain-containing protein, whose product MADYAPHDHDDGGSAVPEARTPAQIEADIVRRREQLAETLDEIGVRMHPKTIIGDAKARVASSVDQTAGRAFAAVNRFVTDVRDGLRHDDGAPRVDRIVPVALVAVSLVGLLVVSARRKSG is encoded by the coding sequence ATGGCGGACTACGCCCCACACGACCACGACGACGGAGGCAGCGCGGTGCCGGAAGCCAGGACCCCCGCACAGATCGAGGCGGACATCGTCCGCCGCCGTGAGCAGCTCGCCGAGACGCTCGACGAGATCGGTGTGCGCATGCACCCGAAGACGATCATCGGGGACGCGAAGGCACGGGTCGCCTCGTCCGTCGACCAGACCGCCGGGCGGGCCTTCGCCGCGGTGAACCGGTTCGTGACGGATGTGCGCGACGGCCTGCGCCACGACGACGGGGCTCCGCGCGTCGACCGGATCGTGCCCGTCGCGCTGGTCGCCGTGAGCCTGGTCGGGCTGCTCGTGGTGTCGGCGCGCCGCAAGAGCGGATGA
- a CDS encoding HNH endonuclease: MSTGEERHARERRDHGRRVTPDREALHEAVTSSHSLAEVLRRLGHRSGAHREALKQRIAEEGLSTSHFLGQAHRRGKPGTVPMKPASDILVKHDGRRRTRTYLLRRALREVGVPELCGMCGTPPEWGGRPMTLEIDHVNGDWSDDRQENLRLLCPNCHAITNTWCRGGLRSH; this comes from the coding sequence ATGAGCACCGGAGAAGAACGCCACGCGCGCGAACGCCGGGACCACGGGCGCCGCGTCACCCCGGACCGGGAGGCGCTGCATGAGGCGGTCACGTCGTCGCATTCGCTGGCGGAGGTCCTCCGGCGCCTGGGCCACCGGTCCGGAGCCCACCGCGAGGCGCTGAAGCAGCGGATCGCCGAGGAGGGCCTCTCCACTTCCCACTTTCTCGGGCAAGCACATCGGCGTGGCAAGCCGGGGACCGTACCGATGAAGCCCGCGTCGGACATCCTGGTCAAGCATGACGGCAGGCGACGAACACGCACATACCTGCTGCGGCGAGCGCTTCGCGAGGTCGGGGTTCCGGAGCTCTGCGGCATGTGCGGAACGCCGCCCGAGTGGGGCGGGCGGCCCATGACCTTGGAGATCGACCACGTGAACGGCGACTGGAGCGACGACCGTCAGGAGAATCTGCGGCTGCTGTGCCCCAACTGCCACGCGATCACCAACACCTGGTGCCGGGGAGGCCTGCGCAGCCACTGA
- a CDS encoding HNH endonuclease signature motif containing protein: MPISPYTQERLAEAARTSRTLSEALEKLGVDPKSGSRRYLHDRMRRLGVDTSHFERAEAVKWTREILAAAVADSTNMCQVLRHLGLEVVGGHHTHISRRVKAFGIDTSHFELPSPAGRPKTRRSPESLLVKQHGPDARRMQSEHLKRALAALGVSELCQMCGTPPTWRGHPLPLEVDHVDGDWRNNLPENLRLLCPNCHSTTDTYRGRAKGRRR; this comes from the coding sequence GTGCCGATCAGCCCGTACACGCAGGAACGCCTCGCGGAGGCGGCGCGCACGTCGCGCACGCTGTCGGAGGCGCTGGAGAAGCTGGGGGTCGATCCGAAGAGCGGCTCGCGGCGCTATCTGCACGACCGCATGCGGAGGCTGGGCGTGGACACGTCCCACTTCGAGCGAGCGGAAGCCGTCAAGTGGACGAGGGAGATCCTGGCCGCGGCTGTCGCCGATTCGACGAACATGTGCCAGGTTCTGCGACACCTCGGCCTTGAGGTCGTGGGTGGCCACCACACGCACATCAGCCGGCGGGTCAAGGCATTCGGCATAGACACCTCCCACTTCGAACTGCCCTCTCCTGCCGGACGTCCCAAGACCCGGCGCAGCCCGGAGAGCCTTCTGGTCAAGCAGCACGGACCCGACGCCCGGCGCATGCAGAGCGAGCATCTGAAACGGGCGTTGGCCGCGCTGGGCGTGTCCGAGCTGTGCCAGATGTGCGGCACACCGCCGACCTGGCGGGGCCACCCGCTACCGCTGGAAGTGGACCACGTGGACGGGGACTGGCGGAACAACCTGCCCGAGAACCTACGGTTGCTCTGCCCCAACTGCCACTCGACCACCGACACATACCGTGGCCGAGCGAAGGGACGCCGTCGATGA
- a CDS encoding DMT family transporter → MAWVLLLVAGLLEVGWSIGMKFTEGFTRQWPSVFTGAGIVASMVLLSYAAKTLPIGTAYGVWVGIGAAGAAVLGMAVLGEPVTAARIFFICLLLVAVVGLKATSGH, encoded by the coding sequence ATGGCATGGGTTCTTCTTCTCGTCGCCGGTCTGCTCGAAGTCGGCTGGTCGATCGGCATGAAGTTCACCGAAGGTTTCACCCGGCAGTGGCCCAGTGTGTTCACGGGTGCCGGGATCGTCGCGAGCATGGTGCTGCTGTCGTACGCCGCGAAGACCCTGCCGATCGGTACGGCGTACGGGGTGTGGGTGGGCATCGGCGCCGCCGGTGCGGCCGTGCTCGGTATGGCGGTGCTGGGTGAGCCCGTCACCGCCGCCCGGATCTTCTTCATCTGTCTGCTGCTGGTCGCCGTGGTGGGGCTGAAGGCGACCTCCGGTCACTGA
- the rdgB gene encoding RdgB/HAM1 family non-canonical purine NTP pyrophosphatase, with protein sequence MTSTPSRLILATRNAGKVSELRAILSDAGLPHELVGADAYPEIPDVKETGVTFAENALLKAHALARATGLPAVADDSGLCVDVLHGAPGIFSARWAGTHGDDKANLDLLLAQLGDIADENRGAHFACAAALALPDGTERVVEGRLLGTLRHTPSGTGGFGYDPILQPQGDTRTCAELTPAEKNAISHRGQAFRALVPFVRALLG encoded by the coding sequence ATGACCTCGACGCCCAGCCGCCTGATCCTGGCCACCCGCAACGCGGGCAAAGTCTCCGAACTCCGCGCGATCCTGTCCGACGCCGGCCTGCCGCACGAGCTGGTCGGCGCGGACGCGTACCCCGAGATCCCGGACGTCAAGGAAACCGGCGTCACCTTCGCCGAGAACGCCCTCCTCAAGGCCCACGCCCTGGCCCGCGCCACCGGCCTCCCGGCGGTCGCCGACGACTCCGGCCTCTGCGTGGACGTCCTGCACGGCGCCCCCGGCATCTTCTCGGCGCGCTGGGCCGGCACCCACGGCGACGACAAGGCCAACCTGGACCTGCTGCTGGCCCAGCTCGGCGACATCGCGGACGAGAACCGCGGGGCCCACTTCGCGTGCGCGGCGGCCCTGGCGCTCCCGGACGGCACGGAACGCGTCGTCGAGGGCCGCCTCCTCGGCACCCTCCGCCACACCCCGTCCGGCACGGGCGGCTTCGGCTACGACCCGATCCTCCAGCCGCAGGGCGACACCCGCACGTGCGCGGAACTGACCCCGGCGGAGAAGAACGCCATCTCCCACCGCGGCCAGGCCTTCCGCGCCCTGGTCCCCTTCGTCCGCGCCCTCCTGGGCTGA
- a CDS encoding GroES family chaperonin: MSENTTHDKLPIRMLHDRVLVKSDLPEGERRSGGGILIPATAAVGKRLAWAEVVAVGQNVRTVEPGDRVLYDPEDRAEVEVRGATYVLMRERDLHAVAAERLEGSEDSTGLYL; the protein is encoded by the coding sequence GTGAGCGAGAACACCACCCACGACAAGCTGCCCATTCGCATGCTGCACGACCGCGTGCTCGTGAAGTCCGATCTGCCCGAGGGCGAGCGGCGCTCGGGCGGCGGCATCCTGATTCCCGCGACGGCCGCGGTGGGCAAGCGGCTGGCCTGGGCCGAGGTGGTCGCGGTCGGGCAGAACGTCCGGACGGTCGAGCCCGGTGACCGGGTGCTGTACGACCCCGAGGACCGTGCCGAGGTCGAGGTGCGCGGTGCGACGTACGTGCTGATGCGCGAGCGGGACCTGCACGCCGTGGCCGCGGAGCGGCTGGAGGGGTCGGAGGACTCCACCGGGCTGTACCTCTGA
- a CDS encoding transglycosylase domain-containing protein, protein MSDQSPPPGWTPRDPDTPPDVPQPRTEPPTPHQAQQADQTQQTRQAQQQSPHQGGPGQKARRRRTGWRRILPTWRMVLGGILLIALLIGGALVAGYLLVDIPPANAAATAQSNVYLYSDGSQIARDGEVNRVNVPLSQIPRTVQEAVLAAEDRDFYSERAVDPKAMLRAAWNTATGKGTQSGSTITQQYVKNYYLGQEQTIKRKVKEFFIAIKLGREKSKNYILEGYLNTSYFGRNAYGIQAAAQAYYGKDVGKLTTAEGAYLATLLNSPSAFDVVSHPQSRTRALARWNYVLDGMVKKGWLSPTERATTQFPEPGKVRAAAGLSGQRGYLVEAVKDYIVDNKILDDKTLAEGGYRITTTLDKRRQSALVDAVDGQMVSKLDPAKRKADRLVRAGGVSIDPATGKVLAMYGGIDYTKQYVNNATRHDYQVASTFKPFVFATAAENGSRTQDGRRITPNTIYNGDNKRPVVGGRIRFAPENEGQVSYGNISVNTATDLSVNAVYAQMAVDVGTAKVKKTAIDLGIPENTPNFVPGPAMALGTLQASVLDMTQAYATLADHGRRTPYTFVEKITKGGETIPLPPRAPTQAISREAADTTTSMLVSVVDNGTGTAALAAGHPAAGKTGTGELDRSAWFAAYTPDLVTVISMMGQDPDTGTLESLYGALGEARIGGGGYPARIWAAYTKTALEGTDPVDFDLELQPGAAPPPPPPSPESSPPQETPGEPSPSTPARPTRPSPSNPTGGRNQGGQNNGGQNQGGQDNGGPVNAGQDNGGQDNGGTTQGGDQGGTTQGTQGSAQGSTQGSAQGSDGGPAEGPRPPSAFLE, encoded by the coding sequence CACCTGGCGCATGGTCCTCGGCGGCATCCTGCTCATCGCCCTGCTGATCGGCGGCGCCCTCGTGGCCGGCTACCTGCTGGTCGACATCCCGCCGGCCAACGCCGCGGCCACCGCGCAGTCCAACGTCTACCTCTACTCCGACGGCTCCCAGATCGCCCGCGACGGCGAGGTCAACCGCGTCAACGTACCGCTGTCGCAGATCCCCCGGACCGTGCAGGAGGCCGTACTGGCCGCCGAGGACCGGGACTTCTACTCCGAACGGGCGGTCGACCCCAAGGCGATGCTCCGCGCCGCCTGGAACACCGCGACCGGCAAGGGCACCCAGTCCGGTTCGACGATCACCCAGCAGTACGTCAAGAACTACTACTTGGGCCAGGAACAGACGATCAAGCGCAAGGTCAAGGAGTTCTTCATCGCGATCAAACTCGGTCGCGAGAAGTCGAAGAACTACATCCTCGAGGGCTACCTGAACACCAGCTACTTCGGCCGCAACGCGTACGGCATCCAGGCCGCCGCCCAGGCCTACTACGGCAAGGACGTAGGAAAACTCACCACCGCGGAGGGCGCCTACCTCGCCACCCTCCTCAACTCCCCCAGCGCCTTCGACGTCGTCTCCCACCCCCAGAGCCGCACCCGCGCCCTCGCCCGCTGGAACTACGTACTCGACGGCATGGTCAAGAAGGGCTGGCTGTCCCCCACCGAACGCGCGACGACACAGTTCCCCGAACCGGGCAAGGTCCGCGCGGCCGCCGGCCTCTCCGGCCAGCGCGGCTACCTCGTCGAAGCGGTCAAGGACTACATCGTCGACAACAAGATCCTCGACGACAAGACCCTCGCCGAAGGCGGCTACCGCATCACCACCACCCTCGACAAACGCCGCCAGAGCGCCCTCGTCGACGCCGTCGACGGCCAGATGGTCAGCAAGCTCGACCCCGCGAAGCGCAAGGCCGACCGGCTGGTCCGGGCCGGCGGGGTCTCCATCGACCCGGCCACCGGCAAGGTCCTCGCCATGTACGGCGGCATCGACTACACCAAGCAGTACGTGAACAACGCGACCCGCCACGACTACCAGGTCGCCTCCACCTTCAAGCCGTTCGTCTTCGCCACCGCCGCCGAGAACGGCTCCCGCACCCAGGACGGCCGCCGGATCACCCCGAACACGATCTACAACGGCGACAACAAACGCCCGGTCGTCGGCGGCCGCATCCGCTTCGCCCCCGAGAACGAGGGCCAGGTCTCCTACGGGAACATCAGCGTCAACACCGCCACCGACCTCTCCGTCAACGCCGTGTACGCACAGATGGCGGTCGACGTCGGCACCGCCAAGGTCAAGAAGACCGCCATCGACCTCGGCATCCCCGAGAACACCCCCAACTTCGTACCCGGCCCGGCCATGGCCCTCGGCACCCTGCAGGCCAGCGTCCTCGACATGACCCAGGCCTACGCCACCCTCGCCGACCACGGCCGACGCACCCCCTACACCTTCGTCGAGAAGATCACCAAGGGCGGCGAGACCATCCCCCTCCCCCCGCGCGCACCCACCCAGGCCATCAGCCGCGAAGCCGCCGACACCACCACGTCCATGCTGGTCAGCGTCGTGGACAACGGCACCGGCACGGCCGCCCTCGCCGCCGGCCACCCGGCCGCGGGCAAGACCGGCACCGGCGAACTCGACCGCTCGGCCTGGTTCGCCGCCTACACCCCGGACCTGGTCACCGTGATCTCGATGATGGGCCAGGACCCGGACACCGGAACCCTGGAATCCCTCTACGGCGCCCTCGGCGAGGCCCGCATCGGCGGCGGCGGCTACCCCGCCCGGATCTGGGCCGCGTACACCAAGACCGCCCTGGAAGGCACCGACCCCGTCGACTTCGACCTGGAACTCCAGCCCGGCGCCGCACCGCCCCCGCCGCCGCCCAGCCCGGAATCCAGCCCGCCGCAGGAGACCCCCGGCGAACCCTCGCCCAGCACCCCCGCGCGCCCGACCCGGCCCTCCCCGTCGAACCCGACGGGCGGCCGCAACCAAGGCGGACAGAACAACGGAGGCCAGAACCAGGGCGGCCAGGACAACGGCGGCCCGGTGAACGCAGGCCAGGACAACGGCGGCCAGGACAACGGCGGCACCACCCAGGGCGGCGACCAGGGCGGCACCACCCAGGGCACGCAAGGCAGCGCACAGGGCAGCACCCAGGGCAGTGCGCAGGGCAGCGACGGAGGCCCGGCCGAAGGCCCGCGCCCGCCGTCCGCGTTCCTGGAGTAG
- the bcp gene encoding thioredoxin-dependent thiol peroxidase, translated as MSERLQPGDTAPAFTLPDADGNEVSLADHKGRKVIVYFYPSALTPGCTKQACDFTDNLAFLTGHGYDVIGVSPDKPEKLAKFREKEDLKVTLVSDPEKETLTAYGAYGEKKLYGKTVTGVIRSTVVVDEAGKVEHAFYNVKATGHVAKIIKDLGL; from the coding sequence ATGAGCGAGCGACTCCAGCCGGGCGACACCGCCCCCGCCTTCACCCTGCCCGATGCGGACGGCAACGAGGTCTCGCTCGCCGACCACAAGGGCCGCAAGGTGATCGTCTACTTCTACCCGTCCGCGCTGACCCCGGGCTGCACGAAGCAGGCCTGCGACTTCACGGACAACCTGGCCTTCCTGACGGGACACGGCTACGACGTCATCGGCGTGTCCCCGGACAAGCCGGAGAAGCTTGCGAAGTTCCGCGAGAAGGAGGACCTGAAGGTCACCCTGGTCAGCGACCCGGAGAAGGAGACGCTGACGGCGTACGGCGCGTACGGCGAGAAGAAGCTGTACGGCAAGACGGTGACCGGGGTCATCCGCTCCACGGTGGTCGTCGACGAGGCGGGCAAGGTGGAGCACGCCTTCTACAACGTCAAGGCCACGGGCCACGTAGCCAAGATCATCAAAGACCTGGGCCTCTGA